Proteins encoded by one window of Lycium barbarum isolate Lr01 chromosome 11, ASM1917538v2, whole genome shotgun sequence:
- the LOC132617383 gene encoding protodermal factor 1-like: MGKERSKQSSLILWAAFAALLSQNLVIPVMSSASFEEQKNYYTPDPHIGSPPTGSSTPPSHGHGTPSHATPSHGSSSHGKTPSANCGNPPKGGQHHHNPTPAPPPGGHSGGYYPTPPSTPTPSNPSTPTPPTTPIVDPGTPSTPGSPTPSPPFTCDYWRTHPGLIWGLFGWWGTVGGAFGVASAPGLGSNMNLLQALANQHTDGLGQLYREGTASLLNSMVSKRFTYTTTQVKNSFATALRSDKAAAAQAQLFKLANEGQLKPRA, encoded by the exons ATGGGGAAAGAGAGAAGCAAGCAGAGTTCTCTAATTCTGTGGGCCGCATTTGCTGCATTGCTCTCGCAGAATCTGGTCATTCCTGTCATGTCTTCTGCTTCTTTTGAAGAACAAAAGAACTATTACACTCCTGATCCACATATTGGAAGTCCCCCAACAG GTTCAAGCACACCACCATCACATGGCCATGGAACACCCTCTCATGCAACACCATCTCATGGAAGCAGTAGCCATGGAAAAACACCATCTGCAAACTGTGGTAATCCTCCAAAAGGAGGGCAGCATCATCATAACCCTACCCCAGCTCCACCTCCAGGAGGTCATAGTGGTGGTTACTACCCCACCCCTCCAAGTACACCCACACCTAGTAACCCCTCCACACCCACCCCACCAACTACTCCTATCGTTGACCCTGGCACTCCAAGCACTCCTGGTAGCCCAACACCATCACCTCCTTTTACATGCGA TTACTGGAGGACTCACCCGGGACTGATATGGGGCTTGTTTGGTTGGTGGGGAACTGTTGGTGGTGCCTTTGGTGTAGCTAGTGCTCCAGGGCTCGGCTCAAACATGAACTTGCTACAAGCACTTGCAAATCAACATACTGATGGACTTGGGCAACTCTACAGGGAAGGCACAGCTTCTTTGCTTAACTCCATGGTTAGCAAGAGGTTCACTTACACCACCACACAAGTCAAGAACAGTTTTGCTACAGCACTCAGGTCCGACAAGGCTGCAGCAGCTCAGGCTCAGCTATTCAAGTTAGCCAACGAGGGTCAGCTCAAGCCCAGAGCTTGA
- the LOC132618546 gene encoding uncharacterized protein LOC132618546, which translates to MLKRGNRMVKQQSNSQSIRMPVITTFLILICVLVWVLYRESGEKSDSLTGLIKENLNSVSFSVKLDPTVEFRNGTDLIWQIPDSPKAILFLAHGCNGKAANFWDRSPKCPNCVGLPEERLITLNALAKRFAVLGVSSSGRCWSMEEERFIVKDIIEWWVVKQKLQSLPLVALGASSGGYFVSVLATDLRFSSITIMIAEGLFDRMDIPKSYPPTLFVHMPKDKWRRVRIERYLTFLKSKGIDVAEVKCMEFALSPNLLADRIPGLDLATSGKLYSLFQEKGFIDAKGFMRNDGRAIQWKAALKEREIILPDKSIANHIQEEMNLAFAYHEMTSLPSEQIFNWFETHMS; encoded by the coding sequence ATGCTAAAACGCGGAAACAGGATGGTGAAACAACAAAGTAATTCCCAAAGTATACGGATGCCTGTTATTACTACGTTTCTCATTTTAATTTGTGTTCTAGTTTGGGTTTTATATAGGGAAAGTGGAGAAAAATCTGATTCATTGACTGGTTTAATCAAAGAAAATTTGAATAGCGTTAGCTTTTCGGTTAAGTTAGACCCAACTGTGGAGTTCAGAAATGGGACAGATTTAATATGGCAAATCCCGGACTCACCCAAGGCAATTCTCTTTCTAGCACATGGTTGTAATGGTAAAGCAGCTAACTTTTGGGACAGATCACCTAAGTGCCCGAATTGTGTGGGTCTACCTGAAGAAAGACTTATCACTCTTAATGCCTTAGCTAAGAGATTTGCAGTTCTCGGGGTATCTAGTTCCGGGAGGTGCTGGTCGATGGAAGAGGAAAGGTTTATCGTTAAAGATATTATCGAATGGTGGGTTGTGAAACAAAAGCTTCAAAGCTTGCCTCTTGTAGCTTTAGGTGCTTCATCTGGTGGATATTTTGTTTCAGTTCTTGCAACTGATTTAAGATTCAGTAGCATAACAATAATGATAGCCGAGGGTTTGTTTGATCGAATGGACATTCCGAAGAGTTACCCTCCTACCCTATTCGTGCACATGCCCAAAGATAAATGGAGAAGGGTGAGAATAGAGAGATACTTGACATTCCTGAAGAGTAAAGGCATTGATGTTGCAGAGGTCAAATGCATGGAGTTTGCATTGTCACCTAATCTGTTAGCTGATAGGATTCCGGGTCTTGATTTAGCTACCTCAGGGAAGTTGTATAGTCTGTTCCAGGAAAAAGGTTTCATTGATGCAAAAGGTTTCATGAGAAATGACGGGCGTGCAATACAATGGAAAGCGGCTCTCAAGGAGAGAGAGATTATTCTCCCAGACAAGTCCATAGCGAATCACATTCAAGAGGAAATGAATCTTGCGTTTGCTTATCATGAAATGACCAGCTTGCCGTCTGAACAAATCTTTAACTGGTTTGAAACTCATATGAGCTGA